From the genome of Treponema peruense:
TCCTGAAATTGTTGATTGTATTGTGGTCAGGATGTTTCATACAGGTTATGTACATTGTCGGAATATCTGTATAACTTGCCTTTTCAATTGCATAGGCAGAAAACCTCTTTGTTGAGTAACTGTACATAAGCAGTTCGGTCATCATTACAGGATTGAACTGCTTACTTCCGCAGTCTCTTTCATTTACATGATAAGTCACTGTCGGTGAAATTGCCTCAACTGCTTCTA
Proteins encoded in this window:
- a CDS encoding transposase encodes the protein MERFVDVDRDTPFLFEQDLRDWVPKDHIVHFIIEAVEAISPTVTYHVNERDCGSKQFNPVMMTELLMYSYSTKRFSAYAIEKASYTDIPTMYITCMKHPDHNTINNFRKNNKEAFREVFVKVLLLRDKTRASRKNCRTAF